In the Phycisphaerae bacterium genome, CGAAATTTCTGATCCTGCACGGCGCGGATGATCCCTTCGTATCGCAGGAGAAGGTATTGGAGACGCAGAAGGGCCTGCGCGAGGCAGGCGTCGACTGGCAGATGATCTACTACGGCGGCGCCATGCACAGCTTTACCAATCCAGCGGCGGACGGCTCGATTCCGGGTGCACAATACAACGCCAAGGCCGATGCGCGGTCGTGGGAGCACATGCGTCTGTACTTCCGGGAGATCATGCAGGGGAACTAGGCGGAGTGAGCTTGAGCGTGTCCGGAGAAGAGGCGTCGTTGGCATTGACACTTGAGCACCGCATGCTCTTGCGCATCCGGGACACGCTGTACGAGGGAAGCTGGGACGATTTCGAATATGATCTGCGGGCGAGGGCCGAGGGACGCGCGCATGTGTTTGATACGGTGCCCTCCTCGCAGGATATGCGGCGAACGATCGAGAGTCATTTGAAGTTGATCGCTGACATGCGCGAATGGGAGAGCCGGCACGGCCGGATCGCGGGTGACCTTCCTTTGGGTGATGAAAATGAACATGAGCGTTAACCGAGCAGCACGAGTTGCGCGTGGGACGTTGCTCGCCGTCATGCTGGTGAGTCTGGCCTGTGTGGGGAGAGTTCTGGCGCAGCCGCTGGTCACCGACGACGCGCTTCGTGACGTTGGGCTCAAGCGCTACTGGGATCTGCAACTCCCCGTTACCGACGGCGACTCGGTACGTTCTGCTTGGCGACTCGATGACGCCCTGTACGTCGCCACGGACAACGGGGTGGTGTTTGCCCTGGATCCGGCCGTTGGAATCGTACGCTGGGTCGAGCAGGTCGCGGAACCCAATGTGTATCTCTTTCCGCCCGTGCACGTTCTCAACCCGCAAGGATCCGGTCCGGTAGTTTTCGTTACGGCAACGTCCATCCAAGTTCGTGACCGGTACAACGGACAGACCATACTCGCAGAACGCCCCTCGTTTGCGCCGAGTACGTCTGTCGTCGGCGTCGAACGCCTGCTTGTCGGGGGCGGCGCCGACGGTTTTCTGCATGCGTTTATCCTGAGCGGGGGCAAGCGAGGCTTCGTCCCCCGATGGGAACTCGACTCGGGCCCGGTCCGGGCGAAACCCGCCCTCTACGGAGATGGTTCTCTCATCGTTGCGACCAAGAGGGGACTTGTTTTTTCCATGCAGTTGTTGGACAAGTCCTTGAACTGGGCCTTTCGGGCGGAAGACAGTGTCGTGGCCAATCCCGCCGTCGACGCCGAAGGAGTTTATGTCGCCAGTCTGGACCGGTCCCTGTACAAGCTGGATCGGGACAACGGGGCGCCCATCTGGCGGTACCGCACGAACGTAGCACTTCTGGACGCGCCCATGCCGTCGGGCGGCGTCGTGTTCCAATCGTTGGGAGACGAGGGATTGGCTGCCGTGGACGTGGATAACGGGCATGAGCTTTGGCGCCGCAAGGATAGTCAGACAGTCGTGGGCCGCTCGGGGGATCGCATATTCGTGTTTTGCGAGGGTCCACGGCTCGACGCGCTTGGGCGAAAGGATGGCAAGCGGGAAGGTTCTTCGAGTCTTCGCGGCGTAAACACGGTAGTGAGTAACGTGGCTGACGATTTTGTCTACATGGCGGCGGCAGACGGTCGGCTGCTCTGTGCACGATCCAGCGACGTACCTTACTTGCGTCCGGCGGACACGCGCCAGGCCCGGCAACAACTCAACCGGCCGTCCGTCGGCGCAGTGGAGGCTCCTGTGATAGCCGACGTGGAGAAACCGGAGCAAGCAGCGCCAACAGAGGATCCATTCCGAAGTCGGCGAGATCGCTAATCTGCGTCGCGGAA is a window encoding:
- a CDS encoding PQQ-binding-like beta-propeller repeat protein, giving the protein MSVNRAARVARGTLLAVMLVSLACVGRVLAQPLVTDDALRDVGLKRYWDLQLPVTDGDSVRSAWRLDDALYVATDNGVVFALDPAVGIVRWVEQVAEPNVYLFPPVHVLNPQGSGPVVFVTATSIQVRDRYNGQTILAERPSFAPSTSVVGVERLLVGGGADGFLHAFILSGGKRGFVPRWELDSGPVRAKPALYGDGSLIVATKRGLVFSMQLLDKSLNWAFRAEDSVVANPAVDAEGVYVASLDRSLYKLDRDNGAPIWRYRTNVALLDAPMPSGGVVFQSLGDEGLAAVDVDNGHELWRRKDSQTVVGRSGDRIFVFCEGPRLDALGRKDGKREGSSSLRGVNTVVSNVADDFVYMAAADGRLLCARSSDVPYLRPADTRQARQQLNRPSVGAVEAPVIADVEKPEQAAPTEDPFRSRRDR